A genomic region of Rheinheimera sp. MMS21-TC3 contains the following coding sequences:
- the secD gene encoding protein translocase subunit SecD, with the protein MLNKNPLWRYLLVIGVLLLALVYALPNLYPEDPALNISATRGGVVSEQARAELERSFDQANISAKSVVLEEGQVLARFNTTEDQLQAREIAAEKLGANYVTALNLAPATPAWLNAIGASPMKLGLDLRGGVHFLMAVDMKAALNKNLNDMEETFRADLREDRVRYRNIQADLAKGYVTITMRSAEDVAAAQAALKKRDRELVFSPGAEEFSFNTSISELRLKEIQEYALEQNITIIRNRVNEIGVAEPIVQRQGADRIVVQLPGVQDTAKAKEILGATATLEFRLVDTDADLAAALEGRIPPGTELFYSRDGRPVLLEKKIMLTGEHITGASSSFDEYSRPQVSIKLDAKGGNKLSESTRTAIGRRMASVFIEYKPSEELDEKGNPILVKNQEVINDATIQARLGRDFRITGIDSPGEAQNLATLLRAGALLAPIQIIEERTIGPSLGKENIQLGTTAIMWGMVTVLIFMVIYYKAFGLVANLALVANLVLIVGVMSMIPGATLTLPGMAGIVLTVGMAVDANVLIFERIREELADGRSVQQAIHHGYDRAFATITDSNITTLLVALILFGIGTGPVKGFAVTLAIGILTSIFTAVVGTRLLVNLFWGGRRVQSLPI; encoded by the coding sequence GTGTTAAATAAAAACCCTTTATGGCGATATTTGCTAGTTATTGGCGTGCTGTTACTGGCGCTAGTCTATGCTTTGCCAAATTTGTACCCGGAAGATCCGGCATTAAATATTAGCGCTACCCGAGGTGGTGTTGTTTCTGAGCAAGCTCGTGCTGAATTAGAACGCAGCTTTGACCAAGCCAATATAAGTGCGAAATCAGTAGTGCTTGAAGAAGGCCAAGTATTAGCGCGTTTTAATACTACAGAAGACCAACTACAAGCCCGTGAAATTGCAGCTGAAAAGTTAGGCGCTAATTATGTTACCGCTTTAAATTTAGCCCCAGCAACGCCGGCTTGGCTAAATGCTATAGGCGCGTCACCAATGAAGTTGGGCTTAGACTTACGCGGCGGGGTGCATTTTTTAATGGCGGTTGATATGAAAGCTGCCTTAAACAAAAACCTAAACGATATGGAAGAAACGTTCCGAGCTGATTTGCGTGAGGATAGAGTTCGCTACCGTAATATACAAGCGGATCTCGCTAAAGGTTATGTAACTATTACTATGCGTAGTGCTGAAGATGTGGCCGCAGCCCAAGCAGCATTAAAGAAGCGGGATCGTGAACTAGTCTTTAGCCCAGGTGCTGAAGAGTTTAGCTTTAATACTAGTATCAGCGAACTGCGTTTAAAAGAAATTCAAGAATATGCTTTAGAACAAAATATTACGATTATTCGTAATAGGGTCAATGAAATTGGTGTTGCTGAGCCTATAGTGCAACGCCAAGGAGCAGATCGCATAGTGGTGCAATTGCCAGGTGTGCAAGATACCGCTAAAGCCAAAGAAATTTTAGGCGCAACGGCAACCTTAGAGTTTAGGTTAGTTGATACGGATGCTGACTTAGCAGCAGCCCTAGAAGGCAGAATACCACCAGGCACAGAGTTGTTTTATAGTCGCGATGGGCGCCCTGTGCTGCTGGAAAAGAAAATCATGTTAACCGGTGAGCATATTACTGGTGCTAGCTCTAGCTTTGATGAGTATAGCCGGCCACAAGTGAGCATTAAACTGGATGCTAAAGGCGGTAATAAGCTATCTGAGTCTACCCGCACCGCCATAGGTCGTCGCATGGCATCAGTGTTTATTGAATATAAACCAAGCGAAGAGTTAGATGAGAAAGGTAATCCTATCTTAGTTAAAAACCAAGAAGTGATTAACGATGCGACTATTCAAGCTAGGTTAGGCCGTGATTTTCGTATCACCGGTATAGACTCGCCAGGTGAAGCACAAAATTTAGCCACCTTGCTGCGAGCGGGTGCCTTATTAGCACCTATTCAAATTATTGAAGAGCGCACTATAGGCCCAAGCTTAGGTAAAGAGAATATTCAGCTAGGTACCACAGCAATTATGTGGGGTATGGTAACAGTATTAATCTTTATGGTTATTTACTATAAAGCCTTTGGTTTAGTGGCTAACTTAGCATTGGTTGCCAATCTAGTCTTAATTGTCGGCGTAATGTCTATGATACCAGGGGCAACGTTAACCTTACCAGGTATGGCAGGTATTGTATTAACCGTAGGTATGGCAGTTGATGCTAACGTACTCATATTTGAACGTATTCGTGAAGAATTAGCTGATGGCCGCTCGGTGCAGCAAGCTATACATCATGGTTATGATCGTGCCTTTGCCACTATTACCGACTCTAATATTACCACCTTATTAGTAGCGTTAATTTTATTTGGTATAGGTACAGGGCCAGTAAAAGGTTTTGCGGTTACTTTAGCTATTGGTATTTTAACCTCAATATTCACTGCTGTAGTAGGTACGCGTTTATTGGTCAATTTATTCTGGGGTGGCCGCCGCGTGCAGTCATTACCAATATAA
- the secF gene encoding protein translocase subunit SecF yields MQIFNFKQPLNFMRLKWAAIILSSIMLIASVASISIKGINWGLDFTGGTVIEAGFAQPADLPAVRQTLAVAGYSDAVVQLFGTSRDVLIRIPLREDIEQATLGDEVMAILNQNNANGVTMRRIEFVGPSVGEELKQDGGLAMLVALIGILLYVTMRFEWRLSVGAVISLAHDAIITMGLFSILGLEFDLTVLAAILALIGYSINDTIVVFDRIRESFRKLRDTSVTETINDAITSTLNRTVITSLTTVLVLIVLFYMGGALIHGFATALLFGVAIGTYSSIYVASSVAEILGISREDMLPPPPIEKEGENTEALL; encoded by the coding sequence ATGCAAATTTTTAATTTTAAACAGCCGTTAAACTTTATGCGGTTAAAGTGGGCAGCGATAATACTGTCTTCAATTATGCTAATTGCCTCAGTGGCATCTATTAGCATTAAAGGTATTAACTGGGGCTTAGATTTTACTGGTGGTACTGTTATAGAGGCAGGTTTTGCCCAGCCGGCCGATTTACCGGCAGTGAGACAAACATTAGCTGTGGCGGGTTATTCAGATGCTGTAGTGCAGCTGTTTGGTACCAGCCGAGATGTATTAATTCGTATACCTTTACGTGAAGATATAGAGCAAGCTACCTTAGGTGATGAGGTAATGGCTATCTTAAATCAAAACAATGCCAATGGCGTAACTATGCGCCGGATTGAGTTTGTAGGGCCAAGCGTTGGTGAAGAGTTAAAACAAGATGGTGGCCTTGCTATGCTAGTGGCATTAATTGGTATTTTACTTTATGTCACTATGCGCTTTGAATGGCGATTATCGGTAGGTGCAGTAATTTCATTGGCGCATGATGCGATAATTACTATGGGGTTATTTTCAATTCTAGGTTTAGAGTTTGATTTAACGGTATTAGCGGCAATTCTAGCCCTAATAGGTTACTCGATAAACGATACTATAGTGGTCTTTGACCGTATCCGTGAGAGCTTCCGTAAGTTACGTGATACAAGTGTTACAGAAACGATTAATGATGCTATTACGTCAACACTCAACCGGACCGTTATCACCTCCTTAACTACAGTATTAGTGTTAATAGTGCTGTTTTATATGGGTGGGGCACTTATTCATGGCTTTGCCACAGCCTTATTGTTTGGCGTTGCTATAGGTACCTATTCTTCTATTTATGTTGCCAGCTCAGTGGCAGAAATTCTCGGCATTAGCCGTGAAGACATGCTACCGCCGCCACCGATAGAAAAAGAAGGCGAAAATACCGAAGCCTTACTGTAA
- a CDS encoding rhodanese-like domain-containing protein translates to MTQHAPAFLALVNKVKLRIKEITIPELQLLQQPYLLLDIREDHEWQKGHLPHAQHLGKGIIERDIEQLVPDKTQVIILYCGGGYRSALAADNLQLMGYSQVFSLDGGYRDWCQRGLDVAASDS, encoded by the coding sequence ATGACACAGCATGCACCTGCATTTTTAGCCTTAGTAAATAAGGTTAAATTACGGATTAAAGAAATCACTATTCCTGAATTACAGCTACTGCAACAGCCGTATCTGTTACTGGATATACGTGAGGATCATGAATGGCAAAAAGGCCATCTTCCGCATGCTCAGCACTTAGGTAAAGGCATTATAGAGCGAGATATAGAGCAACTAGTGCCTGATAAAACGCAGGTGATTATCTTATATTGTGGTGGTGGTTACCGCTCTGCTTTAGCTGCCGACAACTTACAGCTGATGGGCTACAGCCAAGTTTTTAGCTTAGATGGTGGCTATAGAGATTGGTGTCAACGTGGGCTAGACGTAGCCGCTTCTGACAGCTAG
- a CDS encoding TraB/GumN family protein, giving the protein MIRRVLLVILLLICGSAFAQTSVFEVSKGEHKLYIAGTVHILPSSAFPLPEAFNYAYDNSSIVVFEADIRQLETAAGMQLLMQHARYQDGNSLTKVLSPASYKALCQYAASLGLSVLGLDSFKPDFVIVNLMQLALTKANLAGTGVDKFYLDKAQQDKRELAFLETIEQQLALLFNVSTGNEDFFIEQSLKDLQRIEAQLTSIIKAWREGNLNSLAELAMEHADTAIGKQFYDKMLTQRNKAWLPQLEAMLATAEVEMVLVGALHLAGEHNLLQLLQQQGYQITQL; this is encoded by the coding sequence ATGATTCGTCGTGTTTTATTGGTTATTTTATTACTTATTTGCGGTAGCGCTTTTGCACAAACTTCGGTGTTTGAAGTAAGTAAAGGTGAGCATAAACTTTATATAGCTGGCACTGTGCATATATTACCGAGTTCGGCATTTCCGTTACCAGAAGCCTTTAATTATGCCTATGACAATAGCAGTATTGTGGTATTTGAAGCGGATATCAGGCAGCTAGAAACAGCTGCGGGTATGCAATTATTAATGCAGCATGCTAGGTATCAAGATGGTAATAGCTTAACAAAAGTATTAAGCCCTGCCAGTTATAAAGCTCTATGCCAATATGCTGCTAGTTTAGGCTTAAGTGTATTAGGTTTAGATAGCTTTAAACCGGATTTTGTTATTGTTAATTTAATGCAACTAGCACTCACAAAAGCAAACTTAGCTGGTACAGGTGTGGATAAATTCTATTTAGATAAAGCCCAGCAAGATAAGCGAGAATTAGCATTTTTAGAAACTATTGAGCAACAGTTAGCGCTATTATTTAATGTATCGACGGGTAATGAAGACTTTTTTATTGAGCAATCTTTAAAAGATTTACAACGTATTGAAGCTCAGTTGACCAGCATTATAAAAGCGTGGCGAGAGGGCAACTTAAACAGTTTAGCTGAGTTAGCTATGGAACATGCAGATACGGCTATAGGCAAGCAGTTTTACGATAAGATGTTAACGCAGCGCAATAAAGCTTGGCTACCACAGTTAGAAGCTATGTTAGCCACAGCAGAAGTTGAGATGGTATTAGTTGGAGCTTTACATTTAGCCGGTGAACATAATCTATTACAGTTACTGCAACAGCAAGGCTATCAAATTACTCAATTATAA
- the suhB gene encoding inositol-1-monophosphatase produces MHPMLNIAVRAARSAGNVIARACGQLDMVQKLQKGTNDFVTNVDKEAEQAIVHILQKSFPNHGIVGEEHGDYGNNDSEFQWIIDPLDGTANFIKGIPHFAVSIALKHQGKLDQAVIFDPLRGELFTASRGRGAQLNGTRIRVVNLPDMSGSIIATGFPFKNKTHMPAYTGMLSSIFNDAADIRRTGSAALDLAYVAAGRFDGFFEIGLKPWDIAAGELIIREAGGLVSDFVGGNNQLRSGNIVAASPKVLAGMLKHIRPHLTDSLSR; encoded by the coding sequence ATGCATCCGATGTTAAACATCGCGGTTCGTGCTGCTCGCAGTGCGGGTAACGTGATCGCTCGTGCCTGTGGCCAACTTGATATGGTCCAGAAACTCCAAAAAGGCACTAATGACTTTGTCACTAATGTCGACAAAGAAGCCGAACAAGCCATTGTTCATATATTACAAAAATCATTTCCCAATCATGGTATTGTCGGTGAAGAGCATGGTGATTACGGCAATAACGATAGCGAGTTTCAATGGATAATTGACCCGCTTGATGGTACTGCCAACTTTATTAAAGGCATCCCTCATTTTGCCGTTTCTATTGCATTAAAACATCAAGGTAAATTAGACCAAGCAGTGATCTTTGATCCCCTGCGCGGTGAACTATTTACCGCATCACGCGGCCGTGGCGCCCAGTTAAATGGCACTCGTATTCGGGTTGTTAATTTACCAGATATGTCTGGTAGTATTATCGCTACCGGTTTTCCATTTAAAAACAAAACCCATATGCCAGCTTATACAGGCATGTTAAGCTCAATATTTAATGATGCAGCAGACATACGCCGCACAGGCTCTGCCGCTTTAGACTTAGCCTATGTAGCCGCAGGTCGTTTTGATGGTTTTTTTGAAATTGGCTTAAAGCCTTGGGATATAGCAGCAGGCGAGTTAATTATTCGCGAAGCTGGTGGCTTAGTCAGTGATTTTGTCGGTGGTAATAATCAACTTCGCAGCGGCAATATCGTTGCCGCTAGCCCGAAAGTGCTAGCAGGTATGCTTAAGCATATTCGGCCACATTTAACCGATAGCCTTTCCCGTTAA
- a CDS encoding complement resistance protein TraT, with translation MNKLTSLVVLGLVIALGGCGALHTSVAKRNLDVQTKMSSSIFLDPVDPEFRTIFVDIRNTSDKPEFDLKPQVIASLISRGYQVIDSPSRAHYWLQANVLQVGRTNGRDVNTAMRMGHGVAGGAVSGYALHRATGGSSGGAAVGAAVGGAIVGTVVDALVEDVYYSVITDIQIMERFDGTVRESSQHQLLQGDSGSTTSSYNRNTDMRKYQTRVVSYANQANLKWYEAEPTLTQGLTRAVAGLF, from the coding sequence ATGAATAAGCTTACCAGTCTAGTAGTGTTAGGGTTAGTGATTGCTTTGGGCGGCTGTGGTGCTTTACATACTTCAGTGGCAAAACGTAATTTAGATGTCCAAACCAAGATGAGTTCAAGTATTTTCCTTGACCCGGTGGATCCTGAATTCAGAACTATTTTTGTTGATATTCGTAATACCTCAGATAAGCCAGAGTTTGATTTAAAACCACAAGTTATTGCTAGTTTAATTAGCCGTGGTTATCAAGTCATAGACAGTCCTAGCCGTGCCCATTATTGGTTGCAAGCTAATGTGTTGCAAGTGGGGCGTACTAATGGCCGTGATGTTAATACAGCTATGCGTATGGGGCATGGAGTAGCAGGTGGTGCCGTTTCGGGCTATGCTTTGCACAGAGCAACTGGTGGCTCTTCAGGTGGTGCTGCAGTGGGAGCAGCGGTGGGCGGGGCTATAGTCGGCACTGTAGTAGATGCTTTAGTTGAAGATGTTTATTATAGCGTTATTACTGATATTCAGATCATGGAACGCTTTGACGGCACTGTGCGTGAGAGTTCGCAGCATCAATTGTTACAAGGTGACAGTGGTAGTACAACCTCCAGCTATAATCGCAATACCGATATGCGGAAATACCAAACCCGTGTGGTCAGTTATGCTAATCAGGCCAACTTAAAATGGTATGAAGCCGAGCCAACCTTAACCCAAGGTTTAACCCGTGCTGTAGCAGGCTTATTTTAG
- a CDS encoding complement resistance protein TraT has protein sequence MRIWLLLILVCLTGCSAIHTSVAKRQLDVQTRISQTVYLDPVEPEQRSIFLDIRNTSAKYQLPLAQDLRSFLFSRGYNIVDSPLQAQYWLQVNVRAVLKEKPAKVLAQEYGMTAQETHALLHPDRAPLVNTEYKPHYTTRNSAVYVDAGVTTHVDGKDIVRGLVVLAAFAGAEYVGNQLVKDKYYTMLTDIQIAERINPDSIALVHETSRHQLIQGDSGSFEQLWQRDTDMRKYQIKVVSFANKSNLKWQEAELPLHQGLLRSLAGIF, from the coding sequence ATGCGTATTTGGCTGCTTTTGATATTAGTCTGTTTAACGGGTTGCTCGGCGATACATACATCGGTAGCCAAGCGGCAGTTAGATGTGCAAACTCGGATCAGCCAAACGGTTTACCTTGATCCTGTAGAGCCAGAGCAGCGTAGTATTTTTCTTGATATACGCAATACCAGTGCGAAATATCAGCTGCCGCTGGCGCAGGATCTGCGTAGCTTTTTATTTAGCCGAGGCTACAATATAGTGGACTCACCCTTACAAGCCCAGTATTGGCTACAAGTGAATGTTCGTGCAGTATTAAAAGAAAAACCAGCAAAAGTATTAGCCCAAGAATATGGTATGACAGCACAAGAAACCCATGCCTTATTACATCCGGATAGAGCACCATTAGTTAACACTGAATATAAGCCTCACTATACAACTAGGAATAGTGCTGTTTATGTTGATGCTGGCGTGACAACGCATGTTGACGGTAAAGATATTGTTAGAGGCTTAGTGGTGCTTGCGGCATTTGCTGGTGCTGAATATGTTGGTAATCAGCTAGTTAAAGATAAATATTATACTATGCTAACGGATATTCAAATTGCTGAGCGGATAAACCCAGACTCAATAGCGTTAGTTCATGAAACTAGCCGTCATCAATTAATTCAAGGAGATAGCGGTAGTTTTGAGCAATTGTGGCAGCGTGATACGGATATGCGAAAATATCAAATTAAAGTAGTCAGTTTTGCTAATAAGTCTAATCTTAAATGGCAAGAGGCAGAGTTGCCTTTACACCAAGGCCTGTTGCGATCTTTAGCTGGTATATTTTAA
- a CDS encoding potassium/proton antiporter, which yields MFIIDHIILLAAVLILLGIMSSKLSARLGLPVLVLFLLVGMLAGEDGPGGIVFDNAGAAHALGTLALAMILFDGGLQTPLRAIKKVWRPAATLATVGVLITATVTGVAAAYILEIPLLQGMLLGAIVGSTDAAAVFSLLRNAGIHLNKKLKATLEIESASNDPMAIFLTVGLLEILMHDMQPGTGLLMMFVSQMGLGALVGLAVGWLSVKMINKIQLVASGLYPVMVAACGLLSFGITANIGGSGFLAIFITGVVIGNSRFVFQRSTFLFHDGLAWLSQIAMFVVLGLLINPSSLMDVWFEGLLIALVLTFVARPLAVVPFLALFGFNRREITLVSWVGLRGSVPIILAIFPLLFELPGAALIFNVVFFVVLISATIQGSTLPWAARKLKLTIAPPASPAATLEITALGEVDADIVEYTLGATSRAVGRRLSQMALPDTTVVAMITRASTVITPRGSTLLCADDHLFIVLKPGTRSFVDCVFSATVDDYESNELPMRELTIKGNTRVADLERSYGIKLAADNDDSLEQVLRKALNSTPQLDAKVELGDVQLYVREMVGQRIITVGVMLLIDDDYDSTDG from the coding sequence ATGTTTATTATTGACCACATTATTTTGTTGGCTGCGGTGTTGATCTTACTGGGCATAATGTCGAGTAAATTATCGGCTAGATTAGGCTTACCGGTATTAGTACTATTTTTATTAGTCGGTATGCTAGCCGGTGAAGATGGCCCTGGCGGTATAGTGTTTGACAACGCAGGTGCGGCTCATGCTCTAGGTACCTTAGCCTTAGCCATGATCTTATTTGATGGTGGTTTACAAACGCCCTTACGCGCTATTAAAAAAGTGTGGCGACCCGCTGCTACTTTAGCCACAGTTGGTGTTCTAATTACAGCTACAGTAACAGGGGTAGCAGCGGCTTATATACTTGAGATCCCTTTATTACAAGGCATGTTACTAGGGGCTATTGTTGGCTCTACCGATGCAGCTGCTGTTTTTTCTTTATTAAGAAATGCCGGTATTCATTTAAATAAAAAGTTAAAAGCGACCTTAGAGATTGAAAGTGCTTCTAATGATCCTATGGCAATATTTTTAACCGTAGGCTTGTTAGAAATTTTAATGCATGACATGCAACCCGGAACTGGGTTGTTAATGATGTTTGTGTCGCAAATGGGTTTAGGGGCTTTAGTTGGTTTAGCGGTAGGCTGGTTATCAGTCAAAATGATTAATAAAATTCAACTCGTTGCTTCAGGGCTTTATCCAGTTATGGTAGCAGCTTGTGGTTTATTATCTTTTGGTATTACGGCTAATATTGGCGGCAGTGGCTTTTTAGCTATTTTTATTACCGGCGTGGTAATAGGCAACAGCCGTTTTGTTTTTCAGCGCAGTACATTTTTATTTCATGATGGCTTAGCTTGGTTAAGCCAAATTGCCATGTTTGTGGTGTTGGGCTTATTGATTAACCCATCCTCTTTAATGGATGTATGGTTTGAAGGCTTGTTGATTGCGTTAGTTTTAACCTTTGTGGCTCGGCCTTTAGCGGTTGTACCATTTTTAGCTTTATTTGGCTTTAACCGGCGCGAAATCACCTTAGTATCTTGGGTGGGATTACGAGGCTCAGTACCTATAATTTTAGCTATTTTCCCTTTGTTATTTGAGTTACCAGGTGCTGCGCTAATTTTTAATGTAGTATTTTTTGTGGTACTAATATCTGCCACTATTCAAGGTTCTACTTTGCCTTGGGCTGCCAGAAAACTAAAGCTAACTATAGCACCACCGGCCTCACCGGCAGCTACTCTGGAAATAACAGCTTTAGGTGAAGTGGATGCTGATATTGTTGAATATACCTTAGGCGCAACATCACGGGCTGTAGGTCGGCGGTTATCACAAATGGCGTTACCTGACACAACAGTGGTTGCCATGATAACGCGTGCCAGTACTGTTATTACACCCCGCGGCTCAACCTTGCTTTGTGCAGATGATCATTTATTTATAGTGCTAAAGCCAGGTACTCGTAGCTTTGTTGATTGTGTGTTTTCGGCAACAGTTGATGATTATGAGAGTAATGAGTTGCCAATGCGCGAGCTGACAATTAAAGGTAATACTAGAGTTGCAGATTTAGAGCGCTCTTATGGGATTAAATTAGCTGCAGATAATGATGACAGTTTAGAGCAAGTATTAAGAAAGGCCCTAAACTCGACACCACAGCTTGATGCTAAGGTAGAGTTGGGTGATGTTCAGTTATATGTACGTGAAATGGTGGGCCAGCGTATTATAACGGTAGGTGTAATGCTGTTAATTGACGATGATTACGATAGCACTGACGGTTAA
- a CDS encoding ferredoxin--NADP reductase: MANWLDATVLENKHWHPNLFSLKVKTAAFDFIAGQFVRLAMDTADGRKQRAYSIVNSPGVTEQEFLINTVPDGSLSPLLQQLTMGDTLQVSQPASGFFILDEIPDGDNLWLISSGTGIGPYLSMLGTHNLWQRFEHIVLVHSVRTVADLVYRDFIEQKQAQYPGMLHYQPIVTREAHSGALSKRIPELIRTGELQAACKQKLDNRSQVMLCGNPAMITDTRAQLEALGLIKNLRRKPGNITVEQYWK; encoded by the coding sequence ATGGCAAATTGGTTGGACGCGACAGTTTTAGAAAACAAACACTGGCACCCTAACTTATTTAGTTTAAAAGTTAAAACCGCTGCTTTTGATTTTATCGCCGGCCAGTTTGTACGCTTAGCTATGGATACCGCAGATGGTCGTAAACAACGTGCCTATTCAATAGTTAATAGCCCTGGGGTAACCGAACAAGAGTTTTTAATAAACACTGTACCTGATGGCAGCTTGTCGCCACTTTTACAACAGCTAACTATGGGCGATACGCTGCAAGTTAGCCAACCGGCTTCAGGCTTTTTTATCTTAGATGAAATACCAGATGGCGATAATTTATGGCTTATTTCTAGCGGAACCGGCATAGGCCCTTATTTATCTATGTTAGGCACCCATAATCTTTGGCAACGTTTTGAGCATATTGTTTTAGTGCATAGCGTGCGTACTGTCGCCGACTTAGTCTATCGAGACTTTATAGAGCAAAAGCAAGCACAATACCCCGGCATGCTGCACTACCAGCCTATAGTAACCCGTGAAGCTCATAGTGGTGCGCTTAGTAAGCGCATACCCGAGCTTATCCGTACAGGTGAATTACAAGCAGCCTGTAAGCAAAAGCTTGATAATCGCTCACAGGTTATGCTCTGTGGCAATCCAGCTATGATTACTGACACTAGAGCCCAACTTGAAGCCTTAGGCTTAATAAAAAATTTACGCCGTAAACCAGGCAATATTACGGTTGAACAATATTGGAAGTAA
- the prmA gene encoding 50S ribosomal protein L11 methyltransferase produces MPWIQLRVNTTEEKAEQVSDMLMGWGAQAVSFVDAHDTPIYEPMPGEVIYWTNTIVVGLFDAEHPMAEVISQLQNVSFFKNSLEYKLEQLEDKDWEREWMDNFHPIKFGNRLWVCPSWRDIPDPSAVNVMLDPGLAFGTGTHPTTALCMQWLDQVIQPDQTVVDFGCGSGILGIAALKLGAKRVIGIDIDPQAIEASTNNAKRNNVAGQIELYLPKDQPSLTADVVVANILAGPLAELKTVISGYVKPGGLLALSGILTSQAQSVIAAYADEFTFNPITEQEEWVCLTAIKRV; encoded by the coding sequence ATGCCTTGGATCCAACTGCGCGTTAACACTACCGAAGAAAAAGCTGAGCAAGTCAGTGATATGCTTATGGGTTGGGGCGCACAAGCCGTTAGCTTTGTTGATGCCCATGACACCCCTATATACGAACCTATGCCTGGTGAGGTGATTTATTGGACTAATACTATAGTGGTAGGTTTATTTGATGCTGAGCATCCAATGGCAGAGGTTATTAGCCAATTACAAAATGTTTCCTTTTTTAAAAATAGCTTAGAATATAAATTAGAACAGTTAGAAGACAAAGATTGGGAACGGGAGTGGATGGATAACTTTCATCCCATTAAATTTGGTAACAGGCTGTGGGTATGCCCAAGCTGGCGGGATATTCCCGACCCATCTGCTGTCAATGTAATGCTAGATCCTGGCTTAGCCTTTGGTACTGGCACTCACCCTACCACAGCTTTATGTATGCAATGGCTAGATCAGGTAATTCAGCCGGATCAAACTGTGGTTGATTTTGGCTGTGGTTCAGGCATTTTAGGTATAGCAGCGCTTAAACTTGGCGCTAAACGCGTTATTGGTATAGATATCGACCCGCAAGCAATTGAAGCCAGTACTAATAATGCTAAACGTAATAATGTGGCCGGACAAATAGAGCTATACTTACCTAAAGACCAACCTAGCTTAACAGCCGATGTGGTGGTTGCTAATATTTTAGCCGGGCCTTTAGCAGAGTTAAAAACAGTTATCAGTGGTTATGTTAAACCAGGCGGCTTATTGGCATTATCGGGCATCTTAACAAGTCAAGCCCAGAGTGTTATCGCAGCTTATGCCGACGAGTTCACTTTTAACCCTATCACTGAACAAGAAGAGTGGGTTTGCCTAACTGCAATAAAGCGTGTTTAA